A portion of the Sphingobacterium spiritivorum genome contains these proteins:
- a CDS encoding polysaccharide biosynthesis protein produces MKILNSVNQLSIVPRWIIFLFDIACASFAFFLAYSVFYNFSLEAFYRPALAMEFLYCMSITAVAFLIFKTHTGIIRYTSAVDSIRFLSTVLFIVIVLFAIKLFLIAMRIPTILPTNLIILYSLFAFVCLFIYRTSIKVFFQYTKVAQDSKKNTLVFGAGDLGIAVKRTMDHDLRAANAIIGYLDDSDQKIGKSIDGVKIYSPDDLDKLIPKLNVEELIIASHNIPATRKNEITDICLEHNVNVLTLPPVQKIINGDLNPNQIQKIKIEDLLERDSIKISNNNILEQLKGKRVLVTGAAGSIGSEISKQLGKYDPQMIILCDQAESPLHNLQLDLQDLYKNQVYHSFIADVKNYERMKNLFDTFKPHVVYHAAAYKHVPMMENHPIEGVRTNVLGTFNLANLAVDFGVDKFVFVSTDKAVNPTNIMGATKRIAEIYVQSLNNHLEKSEKKHTRFITTRFGNVLGSNGSVIPRFKDQIEKGGPVTVTHPEITRYFMTIPEACQLVIEAGNMGNGGEIFVFDMGKSVKIVELAEKMIKLSGFVPNQDIEIKFTGLRPGEKLYEELLNDLENTMATHHEKIMIAKVRENDFSFVQSELDTLFTIIKTQNETNIVKQMKQIVPEFKSQNSIYEALDKKDIQIQ; encoded by the coding sequence ATGAAAATTTTAAATTCAGTCAATCAACTGAGCATTGTCCCTCGTTGGATAATTTTTCTTTTTGATATTGCCTGTGCTTCATTTGCCTTTTTTTTAGCCTATTCTGTCTTTTATAACTTCTCTCTGGAAGCATTTTACAGACCGGCTCTGGCCATGGAGTTTCTGTATTGCATGTCAATAACGGCTGTTGCTTTTTTGATTTTCAAAACACATACGGGCATTATCCGCTACACCAGCGCTGTAGATTCCATCAGATTCTTATCAACAGTATTGTTTATTGTAATTGTACTCTTTGCAATCAAATTATTCCTGATTGCCATGCGTATTCCGACAATATTACCGACTAATCTTATTATTCTGTATTCGTTATTCGCTTTTGTCTGCCTTTTTATCTACAGAACTTCTATTAAGGTGTTTTTTCAATACACAAAAGTAGCGCAGGACAGCAAAAAGAATACATTGGTATTCGGAGCAGGTGATCTGGGTATCGCAGTCAAAAGAACAATGGATCATGATCTGAGAGCAGCAAATGCTATTATCGGCTATCTGGACGACAGTGATCAGAAAATCGGAAAATCAATTGATGGCGTCAAGATTTATTCACCTGATGATTTAGACAAGCTGATCCCGAAACTAAATGTGGAAGAGCTTATTATTGCATCTCATAACATCCCTGCTACCCGCAAGAATGAAATCACGGATATCTGCCTGGAGCATAATGTTAATGTATTGACGTTGCCTCCAGTGCAAAAAATCATCAACGGAGATCTTAATCCTAATCAGATTCAAAAAATAAAAATAGAAGATTTGTTAGAACGTGATTCTATCAAAATATCAAACAATAATATTCTGGAGCAGCTGAAGGGCAAACGTGTACTGGTAACCGGAGCAGCTGGGTCTATAGGGAGTGAAATTTCAAAACAACTTGGAAAATACGATCCGCAAATGATTATTCTTTGCGACCAGGCCGAATCTCCTCTTCATAATCTGCAGCTGGATCTTCAGGATCTCTATAAAAATCAGGTATATCACAGCTTTATAGCGGATGTGAAAAATTATGAACGTATGAAGAATCTGTTCGACACGTTCAAACCACATGTTGTCTATCACGCTGCAGCATACAAGCATGTACCTATGATGGAAAACCATCCTATTGAGGGAGTTCGAACAAATGTATTGGGCACTTTTAATCTGGCAAATCTTGCTGTAGATTTCGGAGTTGATAAATTTGTATTTGTATCGACTGATAAAGCAGTCAATCCAACAAATATTATGGGTGCTACAAAACGGATAGCTGAAATATATGTACAATCCCTGAATAACCATCTGGAGAAATCAGAGAAGAAACATACCCGTTTTATTACAACCAGATTTGGAAATGTTCTGGGATCTAACGGGTCCGTTATTCCACGGTTTAAAGATCAGATCGAAAAAGGAGGCCCTGTAACGGTAACTCATCCGGAAATTACCCGATATTTTATGACTATTCCGGAAGCCTGTCAGCTTGTTATTGAGGCGGGTAATATGGGTAACGGCGGTGAGATTTTTGTATTTGACATGGGAAAATCTGTAAAAATCGTTGAACTGGCTGAAAAAATGATCAAATTATCGGGATTTGTCCCCAATCAGGATATTGAAATCAAATTTACAGGCTTACGTCCGGGAGAAAAACTCTATGAAGAGCTTCTGAATGACCTTGAAAATACGATGGCTACACATCATGAAAAGATTATGATTGCCAAAGTCCGGGAAAATGACTTTTCTTTTGTACAGAGTGAGTTAGATACTCTTTTCACGATTATTAAAACACAAAACGAGACCAATATTGTCAAACAAATGAAGCAAATCGTGCCGGAATTCAAGAGTCAGAACTCCATTTATGAGGCTTTAGACAAAAAGGACATTCAGATTCAATAA
- a CDS encoding alanine dehydrogenase codes for MGSISKIAQQAMMQPQEALMAVGKSKNSLTIGIPKEVSFQENRIALTPLSVALLIENGHKVILESNAGAGSNFLDQHYSEQGALIVYSSEEVYKADLIIKVASPTLEEVSLMKTGQVLFSSQQPSMMDLAVLQSLIKKKVTALSYEYLQDEGCHLTVVRAMSEIVGATAVLIAAEYLSNVFDGKGLMLGGVTGVPPTEMVIIGAGTVGEFAARTAIALGAQVKVFDSSVYRLRRLQNNVGSRVFTSVIQPIVLNKAVRSCDVVIGALRAVNGRSPCIISEETVSQMKPNSVLIDVSIDQGGCFETSEVTSHDKPVFRKYDVIHYCVPNIASRVARTATYALTNIFSPILLQIGEAGGMNKMIWANQGIRSAIYLYQGNLTNKDMANKFNLPAKDLDLIIVSNL; via the coding sequence ATGGGTAGTATTTCCAAGATCGCTCAACAGGCAATGATGCAGCCTCAGGAGGCATTAATGGCTGTTGGCAAATCAAAAAACAGTCTTACCATAGGCATTCCGAAAGAAGTATCCTTTCAGGAGAACAGAATTGCCCTGACTCCACTGTCTGTGGCTTTATTGATTGAAAACGGACATAAGGTCATTTTAGAATCGAATGCCGGTGCAGGATCTAATTTTTTAGACCAGCATTATAGCGAACAGGGGGCATTGATCGTCTATAGCAGTGAGGAAGTGTATAAGGCGGATCTGATCATTAAAGTTGCCAGTCCGACCTTAGAAGAGGTCAGTCTTATGAAAACGGGGCAGGTATTATTCTCTTCACAACAGCCTTCTATGATGGATCTGGCGGTCTTGCAGTCTCTGATTAAAAAGAAAGTTACTGCATTATCCTATGAGTATCTCCAGGACGAAGGTTGTCATCTGACCGTGGTACGTGCGATGAGCGAGATTGTAGGGGCTACAGCCGTCCTTATAGCAGCAGAGTACCTGAGTAATGTATTTGATGGCAAAGGACTGATGCTTGGGGGCGTTACAGGTGTTCCGCCCACAGAAATGGTTATTATCGGAGCAGGTACTGTGGGTGAATTTGCGGCACGTACAGCAATAGCACTTGGGGCACAGGTCAAAGTATTTGACAGTTCCGTGTACCGCCTCAGACGACTACAGAATAACGTAGGCAGCAGAGTGTTTACTTCAGTTATCCAACCCATCGTGTTGAACAAAGCTGTACGATCCTGCGATGTCGTCATTGGAGCATTAAGAGCTGTAAATGGTCGCTCACCCTGCATAATTTCAGAAGAGACCGTTTCGCAGATGAAACCCAATTCCGTACTGATTGATGTGAGTATAGATCAGGGAGGATGTTTTGAAACTTCGGAAGTAACCAGCCACGATAAGCCGGTCTTTCGTAAATATGATGTGATTCATTATTGTGTGCCCAATATTGCTTCCCGGGTTGCCCGTACAGCGACATACGCACTTACAAATATTTTTTCACCGATCTTACTGCAGATTGGTGAGGCAGGGGGGATGAATAAAATGATCTGGGCTAATCAGGGAATCCGCAGTGCCATATATCTGTATCAGGGCAACCTGACGAATAAGGATATGGCAAATAAATTTAATCTCCCTGCCAAAGATCTGGATCTTATTATTGTTTCCAATCTGTAA
- a CDS encoding alpha/beta hydrolase, translating into MKILMVINLVLMIALRAVAQEKIPLYPDGIPNSKGENSEEYQKNIPELFIYKPTVADKHVGILVIPGGGYAHVAIGHEGHDVARELNKNGYTAFVLKYRLPSDQIMEDKKIGPLQDAQRAMQLIRENQQVLGVDIHKLGVMGFSAGGHLASTLSTHYRKAYIANDMHTDLRPDFSILCYPVISMDTTITHAGSRKNLIGQNPDKEDEILFSNELQVDKNTAPAFLMSAKDDKAVPVENMYRYQRALQKYKIPNEVFTYENGGHGFGLNNKTSEVKWLVSCLAWLEKLK; encoded by the coding sequence ATGAAAATCTTAATGGTAATAAATCTTGTATTGATGATTGCTTTGCGTGCTGTAGCTCAGGAAAAAATTCCCCTTTATCCGGACGGAATTCCAAACAGTAAAGGGGAAAATAGTGAAGAATATCAAAAAAATATTCCTGAATTATTTATCTATAAACCTACTGTCGCAGATAAGCACGTCGGAATATTAGTCATACCCGGAGGTGGATATGCCCATGTGGCCATCGGGCATGAGGGTCATGATGTGGCGCGTGAATTGAATAAGAATGGCTATACAGCTTTTGTATTAAAGTATCGGTTACCCAGTGATCAGATTATGGAAGATAAGAAGATCGGCCCGCTACAGGATGCACAACGCGCTATGCAACTGATCCGGGAGAATCAGCAGGTGCTGGGAGTAGATATTCACAAGTTAGGTGTAATGGGCTTCTCTGCAGGCGGTCATTTAGCTTCTACATTGTCCACACATTATAGAAAGGCATATATTGCAAATGATATGCATACAGATCTCAGGCCGGACTTTTCGATTCTGTGTTATCCTGTGATCTCTATGGATACCACCATTACACATGCCGGATCCCGTAAAAATCTGATAGGTCAGAACCCTGACAAAGAAGATGAGATCTTATTTTCCAATGAACTCCAGGTTGATAAAAATACTGCGCCCGCTTTTCTGATGAGCGCAAAAGATGATAAGGCAGTACCTGTTGAAAATATGTATCGCTATCAGCGGGCATTACAAAAATATAAGATTCCCAATGAAGTGTTTACTTACGAAAATGGCGGGCATGGATTCGGACTGAACAATAAAACAAGTGAAGTAAAGTGGTTAGTTTCCTGCCTGGCCTGGCTGGAAAAATTAAAATAA
- a CDS encoding TlpA family protein disulfide reductase — MKQLILLLILTISVPVSGQEWKVKVGEQTPAFEWKDKKEERKDINMLKGRVVLINFFATWCPPCRQELPRVEKEIWAKYKARTDFSLLVFAREEGWDKLDPFMSKQQYTFPVFPDLKREIFSKYADTGIPRNVILNKKGEVVYQSIGYTEEEFKHLLTVLESELAK, encoded by the coding sequence ATGAAGCAACTTATTCTATTATTGATATTGACAATATCTGTTCCTGTATCCGGACAGGAATGGAAAGTAAAGGTTGGAGAACAAACTCCGGCTTTTGAATGGAAAGATAAAAAAGAAGAACGGAAAGACATAAACATGCTGAAAGGCAGAGTTGTTCTGATCAATTTTTTTGCTACCTGGTGTCCTCCCTGCAGACAAGAGTTGCCCAGAGTGGAGAAAGAAATATGGGCAAAGTACAAGGCTCGTACAGATTTTTCCTTATTGGTATTTGCGAGAGAAGAAGGCTGGGATAAATTAGATCCTTTTATGAGCAAACAGCAGTATACGTTTCCTGTTTTTCCGGATCTGAAAAGAGAGATCTTTTCCAAATATGCCGATACAGGGATTCCGCGTAATGTCATCCTAAATAAAAAAGGAGAAGTAGTGTATCAGTCAATCGGCTATACCGAAGAAGAGTTTAAGCATCTCCTGACTGTTTTGGAATCCGAATTAGCCAAATAA
- a CDS encoding ABC transporter ATP-binding protein: MQELSSCQFIPSDVQQPGLPLVYGENVSCIFENKEKIVAVDHVSFSVNEGEITSIIGESGSGKSTLLKLIYGLLEPQSGSIRYRGWLVPTRKDKLIPGHPAMKLVSQGFDDLNLYAKVWDNVASQLSNTNLQRKQDKTQEVLEKLNIAHLANQRVADLSGGEKQRVAISRALINEPEVLLMDEPFNQVDAAFRDNLQQDIKQIVKETGLTVILISHDPAEVLSLSDRLMVMKKGKIVDQGSPEELYYHPTHSYTAQLLAKSNLLSPEQAAILGIQTTQQIAIHQEWIKVQRNASSSLQIKDVRFRGFYNELTVGNDQLSLHLIDHPISAIERGTTVEIAIDKYISF; the protein is encoded by the coding sequence ATGCAAGAGCTCTCATCCTGTCAATTTATCCCTTCAGATGTACAACAGCCCGGATTACCTTTGGTATATGGGGAAAATGTTTCCTGTATTTTTGAGAACAAAGAAAAGATTGTTGCGGTAGATCACGTTAGCTTCAGTGTTAACGAAGGGGAGATCACTTCTATCATCGGGGAATCGGGAAGCGGAAAGAGTACATTGCTTAAGCTAATATACGGTCTACTCGAACCACAATCCGGATCGATTCGTTACCGGGGGTGGCTAGTACCTACACGAAAGGACAAATTAATACCGGGACATCCGGCTATGAAGCTGGTCTCGCAGGGTTTTGATGATCTTAATCTGTATGCTAAAGTATGGGATAATGTGGCTTCGCAACTTTCCAATACCAATCTTCAACGTAAACAGGATAAAACACAGGAAGTACTCGAAAAATTAAATATCGCCCATCTGGCGAATCAGCGGGTAGCAGATCTTAGCGGTGGAGAAAAACAAAGAGTAGCCATTTCTAGAGCCTTGATTAACGAACCGGAGGTGCTGTTGATGGACGAACCGTTCAATCAGGTAGATGCCGCTTTCAGAGACAATCTGCAGCAGGACATCAAACAGATTGTAAAAGAGACCGGACTTACCGTTATCCTTATTTCCCATGATCCTGCAGAAGTACTTTCGCTATCAGACAGATTAATGGTCATGAAAAAAGGTAAGATTGTAGATCAGGGAAGTCCGGAAGAATTATATTATCATCCTACACACTCTTACACAGCACAATTGCTGGCAAAGAGCAATCTCCTGTCTCCGGAACAGGCGGCGATATTAGGCATTCAAACTACACAGCAAATCGCAATCCATCAGGAATGGATCAAAGTTCAAAGAAATGCTTCCAGTTCGCTGCAGATTAAAGATGTGCGCTTCCGAGGATTCTATAATGAACTCACGGTAGGCAATGATCAATTGTCCCTGCACCTCATTGATCACCCTATTTCTGCTATTGAAAGAGGTACAACCGTTGAGATAGCTATTGACAAGTATATCAGTTTCTGA